Proteins encoded in a region of the Selenomonadales bacterium genome:
- a CDS encoding M23 family metallopeptidase: protein MARQWWKKGRPRKPWRQKRGEARRALTLWVTRGVLAALFVVMTWLGSQFAELREYLRFVFVPGAAAGTPWSGWLDWQPREEAVVPVWVALTGRQDSLTFAWPVAHASYTAAEGGVYLASARGAAVQAVLAGAVAEVDEQLGQVTLDHGSGMRTVYRGLGELLVSQGDRVEVGHVLGRVGPSERLFFALSLANRLVDPTTRVRSP from the coding sequence GTGGCTAGGCAGTGGTGGAAGAAAGGGCGACCGCGTAAGCCCTGGCGACAGAAGCGGGGCGAAGCTCGACGCGCGCTCACGCTGTGGGTCACGCGCGGAGTTTTGGCGGCTCTGTTTGTAGTGATGACGTGGTTAGGCTCGCAATTTGCGGAACTGCGCGAGTACCTCCGGTTTGTCTTCGTCCCCGGGGCGGCGGCAGGGACCCCTTGGTCTGGGTGGCTAGATTGGCAGCCGCGCGAGGAGGCTGTTGTGCCGGTGTGGGTAGCACTTACCGGCCGGCAGGACTCATTGACCTTCGCTTGGCCCGTAGCGCATGCGTCTTACACCGCCGCGGAGGGCGGGGTGTACCTCGCGAGTGCGCGCGGCGCCGCTGTGCAGGCCGTGCTGGCGGGCGCTGTTGCTGAAGTTGATGAGCAGCTAGGACAAGTGACGCTTGATCACGGCAGCGGCATGCGCACTGTGTACAGGGGCCTAGGGGAGCTATTGGTGAGTCAAGGCGACAGAGTCGAAGTAGGCCATGTGTTGGGCAGAGTAGGCCCAAGCGAGCGCCTCTTTTTTGCCCTTAGCCTCGCGAACAGGCTAGTTGACCCCACTACACGCGTGCGTTCACCCTAA
- the rodA gene encoding rod shape-determining protein RodA, translating to MDRKLLRTVDWSLYLAYLGLSLFGVLMIASASQNNELGDPAFFWTKQLQWVVIGQAVLLVALLFDYRFFANLAIPIYVLNLGLLLGVLAVGVEGGGAQRWIDLGAFTLQPSEFAKIAVIVTLATHVEKLRRVDTFVRLALVLLHVAVPMLLIIAQPDLGTGLVFLGVLAAVLYAAEIPRQLILFLGAGAIAVAPVVWSFGLKAYQRARLLVFLDPSLDRMGIGYHLSQSIIAVGSGMFLGRGFFRGPQSELNFLPEQHTDFIFSVIGEELGFLGAVGVVLAMFFVVYRCIQIAAIAKDDCGRYIAVGVASWIAFQLIVNTGMTVGMMPVTGLPLPLLSYGGSSYLALSLGIGLVLNVGMRHRKILF from the coding sequence GTGGATAGAAAACTACTCCGCACAGTAGACTGGTCGCTGTATTTGGCGTATCTTGGGCTGTCGCTGTTTGGCGTCTTGATGATTGCCAGTGCGTCGCAGAACAACGAGCTAGGTGATCCGGCATTCTTTTGGACGAAGCAGTTGCAGTGGGTAGTAATCGGACAGGCAGTCCTTTTGGTTGCGCTCCTGTTTGACTATCGGTTCTTTGCTAACTTGGCTATCCCCATCTATGTGCTTAATCTTGGTCTGCTGCTTGGGGTTCTGGCAGTAGGCGTAGAGGGTGGTGGTGCACAGCGCTGGATTGACCTCGGCGCATTTACTCTGCAGCCGTCCGAGTTTGCCAAAATCGCGGTAATCGTCACCTTGGCTACGCACGTCGAAAAACTCCGCCGGGTAGACACCTTCGTTAGACTGGCACTGGTGCTCTTGCATGTGGCGGTGCCTATGCTCCTAATCATTGCGCAGCCGGATCTTGGCACGGGGTTGGTCTTTCTCGGTGTGCTAGCTGCTGTGCTGTATGCGGCGGAGATCCCCCGGCAGCTCATATTGTTCTTGGGAGCCGGAGCGATAGCGGTTGCGCCTGTAGTGTGGTCCTTTGGCCTCAAAGCTTACCAGCGAGCGCGCCTCTTGGTTTTCCTTGACCCGTCGCTTGACCGCATGGGGATAGGTTATCATCTCTCACAATCGATAATCGCCGTCGGTTCCGGTATGTTTCTCGGACGCGGCTTCTTTAGAGGACCGCAAAGCGAACTCAACTTCCTGCCGGAGCAGCATACCGACTTTATTTTTTCGGTTATCGGAGAGGAACTTGGCTTTCTAGGAGCGGTAGGCGTGGTGCTGGCCATGTTCTTTGTCGTGTATCGCTGTATCCAGATTGCCGCGATAGCTAAAGACGACTGCGGGCGCTACATTGCGGTTGGCGTCGCCAGCTGGATTGCTTTTCAGTTAATCGTCAATACCGGCATGACTGTAGGCATGATGCCGGTGACAGGCTTGCCGTTGCCTTTATTAAGTTATGGCGGCAGTTCGTACCTAGCGCTATCGCTGGGCATCGGCTTAGTCTTAAACGTAGGTATGCGCCACAGGAAAATCTTGTTCTAG
- a CDS encoding cell division topological specificity factor MinE, with protein sequence MSSGSRSILVGRDRLRKVLVQDRSPVSQECLDALTESLVRVARAHVDLAESDIARAVEYKDGEVILTVRLPILREATRVTNHVTTGERGDES encoded by the coding sequence ATGAGTAGCGGAAGCCGCAGTATCCTGGTAGGGCGCGACCGCCTGCGTAAGGTCTTGGTGCAAGACCGTTCTCCTGTTTCGCAGGAATGCCTTGATGCCTTGACGGAATCTCTCGTGCGGGTGGCGCGCGCTCATGTGGATTTGGCGGAGAGCGATATCGCCAGAGCGGTGGAGTACAAGGATGGCGAGGTTATACTCACTGTGCGTTTGCCCATTTTGCGTGAGGCGACGCGTGTAACTAACCACGTGACAACAGGCGAGCGAGGCGACGAGAGCTAA
- the minD gene encoding septum site-determining protein MinD: MGKVYVVTSGKGGVGKTTTTANLGAALAHLGKSVALVDGDTGLRNLDLFLGLENRIVYHLTDVLEKRVKLDKALVRDKRFANMSLLPAAGQPSSRATERDMKRVMEDLAKQFDFVLIDSPAGIDHGFHLAAAGAEDAIIVTTPELPAVRDADKVVGLIRSKGIKSPKLVLNRLRLDLVRRGDMLSQSDVLGFLGLDLLGIVQEDEVTIVATNKGQPCVLLPESKAGQSYRDMARRMLGEAVPLRLTAERRGMLGFLQKFLGEA; this comes from the coding sequence TTGGGCAAAGTTTATGTCGTAACTTCCGGGAAGGGTGGCGTCGGCAAGACTACGACCACCGCAAATCTTGGGGCAGCGCTTGCGCACCTAGGTAAGAGCGTGGCTTTGGTAGATGGTGATACCGGGCTGCGCAACTTAGACCTGTTTCTTGGCCTCGAAAATCGCATTGTCTATCACCTGACTGACGTGTTGGAGAAGCGCGTCAAGCTAGACAAGGCGTTGGTGCGAGACAAACGCTTTGCCAACATGAGTCTGTTGCCCGCAGCGGGGCAGCCTAGCTCACGTGCTACCGAACGCGACATGAAGCGTGTGATGGAGGACTTAGCCAAGCAGTTCGATTTCGTACTGATTGACTCGCCTGCGGGCATTGACCACGGCTTTCACCTCGCCGCCGCCGGAGCGGAGGACGCCATCATTGTGACCACACCTGAGCTACCCGCCGTACGCGATGCCGATAAGGTAGTAGGACTGATTCGCAGCAAAGGCATTAAGTCGCCTAAACTAGTGCTAAATCGGTTGCGGCTTGATTTGGTGCGCCGCGGAGATATGTTGAGCCAGAGCGACGTACTTGGCTTCCTTGGGTTAGATTTGTTGGGCATTGTACAAGAGGACGAAGTTACCATTGTCGCCACCAATAAGGGGCAGCCTTGCGTGTTGTTGCCGGAGAGCAAGGCAGGACAGAGCTACCGCGACATGGCCCGCCGCATGTTAGGGGAAGCGGTGCCCCTGCGGCTCACCGCGGAGCGGCGCGGCATGCTTGGGTTCCTGCAGAAGTTTTTGGGTGAAGCGTAG